Proteins encoded by one window of Chryseobacterium sp. POL2:
- a CDS encoding DUF2891 domain-containing protein codes for MKYLGLLLLIPSTLAAQKTELSDQLANQLATMPLKCIQQEYPNKTAHIINSVHEVSLRPSDLHPSFYGCFDWHSSVHGHWMLVKILKEKPNIFQTSKIERILDQSFTAEALKKEALYFTKYDLAKNFERTYGWAWLLKLDEELATWQHPKAKVWHQNMKLLTDEILRLWKTYLPKQTYPNRTGVHSNSAFAMGFAIDWARKVGDKDFENQLVQKAKDFYLKDEKTPAYLEPDGSDFFSPSLEIADLMRRVLSQKDFEVWINNFYDKKSIDNISKIPIVSDLEDYQTVHLVGLSFSKAWCMKSISKALPERHPLKNAFAETSEHFLEKALPMMAKSNYGGDHWLASFAVFAIMNQD; via the coding sequence ATGAAATATCTAGGACTCCTTTTATTAATACCTTCCACTCTGGCCGCTCAGAAAACAGAATTGTCAGATCAATTGGCAAACCAATTAGCAACGATGCCCCTCAAATGCATTCAGCAAGAATATCCTAACAAAACGGCACATATCATTAATTCTGTACATGAGGTTAGCCTGCGCCCAAGCGATTTGCATCCTTCCTTTTATGGCTGTTTCGATTGGCACAGTTCGGTGCATGGACATTGGATGTTGGTAAAAATTTTAAAAGAGAAACCTAATATTTTTCAAACCTCAAAGATTGAAAGAATTTTGGATCAAAGTTTTACTGCCGAAGCTTTAAAAAAGGAAGCGCTTTATTTCACCAAATATGATTTAGCAAAAAATTTTGAACGCACCTACGGCTGGGCTTGGTTATTAAAATTGGATGAAGAACTCGCAACTTGGCAGCATCCAAAAGCCAAAGTTTGGCATCAAAATATGAAGCTGTTGACCGATGAGATTCTTAGATTGTGGAAAACTTACCTTCCCAAGCAGACCTATCCTAACAGAACAGGTGTACATTCTAATTCTGCTTTTGCAATGGGTTTTGCCATAGATTGGGCAAGGAAAGTGGGTGATAAAGATTTTGAAAATCAACTTGTACAAAAAGCCAAAGACTTTTATTTAAAAGATGAAAAAACACCAGCGTATTTGGAGCCCGATGGTTCGGATTTTTTCTCACCGAGTTTAGAAATTGCAGATCTTATGCGCCGTGTACTCTCTCAAAAAGATTTTGAAGTTTGGATCAACAATTTTTATGATAAAAAAAGCATCGATAATATTTCTAAAATACCGATTGTCAGCGATTTGGAAGATTACCAAACTGTGCATTTGGTGGGGCTTTCCTTTAGTAAAGCTTGGTGTATGAAATCCATTTCTAAAGCTTTGCCAGAAAGGCATCCGCTGAAGAACGCATTTGCTGAAACTTCAGAACATTTCTTAGAAAAAGCATTGCCCATGATGGCTAAAAGT
- a CDS encoding acyl-CoA dehydrogenase — translation MDFNLSEEQLMIQQAARDFAQTELLPGVIERDTHQKFPTEQVKKMGELGFLGMMVDPKYGGAGLDSVSYVVAMEEIAKVDASAAVVMSVNNSLVCAGLEKFASEEQKMKYLKPLASGEVIGAFALSEPEAGSDATSQRTTAEDKGDYYLLNGTKNWITNGGNASYYIVIAQTDPEKKHKGINAFIVERGWEGFEIGPKEDKLGIRGSDTHSLLFTDVKVPKENRIGEDGFGFNFAMAVLNGGRIGIASQALGIASGAYELALKYAKERKAFGTEIINHQAIAFKLADMHVNITAARMLCFKAAAEKDAGLDISESGAMAKLYASQVAMDTTVEAVQVHGGYGYVKEYHVERFMRDAKITQIYEGTSEIQKIVISRSIAKK, via the coding sequence ATGGATTTTAATTTATCAGAAGAACAACTGATGATTCAGCAAGCAGCAAGAGATTTCGCTCAGACTGAATTGCTTCCTGGCGTTATTGAAAGAGATACGCATCAAAAATTCCCAACAGAACAAGTTAAGAAAATGGGAGAGCTAGGCTTTCTAGGTATGATGGTTGATCCAAAATACGGCGGAGCTGGTCTTGACAGTGTTTCTTATGTTGTAGCTATGGAAGAAATAGCAAAAGTAGATGCTTCTGCAGCAGTAGTAATGTCTGTTAACAACTCTTTGGTTTGTGCAGGTTTGGAAAAATTTGCTAGTGAAGAGCAAAAAATGAAGTATCTAAAACCTCTTGCAAGTGGAGAAGTTATCGGTGCTTTCGCATTGTCTGAGCCAGAAGCTGGATCTGACGCAACATCTCAACGTACAACTGCAGAAGATAAAGGTGATTATTATTTATTAAACGGTACTAAAAACTGGATTACTAACGGTGGTAACGCATCTTATTATATCGTTATTGCACAGACAGATCCAGAGAAGAAGCATAAAGGTATCAACGCCTTTATCGTAGAAAGAGGTTGGGAAGGTTTCGAAATTGGACCAAAAGAAGATAAATTAGGCATTAGAGGTAGTGATACACACTCATTACTTTTCACAGATGTGAAAGTGCCAAAAGAAAACAGAATTGGTGAAGACGGTTTCGGGTTCAACTTTGCGATGGCTGTGTTGAATGGTGGTAGAATCGGTATCGCTTCTCAAGCTTTAGGTATCGCTTCTGGTGCTTACGAATTGGCGTTAAAATATGCAAAAGAAAGAAAAGCTTTCGGAACAGAAATTATCAACCACCAAGCTATTGCTTTCAAATTAGCAGATATGCATGTTAATATTACAGCGGCGAGAATGCTTTGTTTTAAAGCGGCTGCAGAGAAAGATGCTGGTCTGGATATTTCTGAAAGTGGTGCCATGGCGAAGTTATACGCGTCACAAGTAGCGATGGATACAACGGTTGAAGCTGTACAAGTACACGGTGGATACGGTTATGTTAAAGAATACCACGTAGAACGATTCATGCGTGATGCAAAAATCACTCAGATCTACGAAGGCACTTCAGAAATTCAGAAAATTGTAATTTCAAGAAGTATCGCTAAAAAATAA
- a CDS encoding AMP-dependent synthetase/ligase translates to MSVKRTFDFAHKALNQYPKNDALVTKKNGEWRKTSTLEFINQANKISRGLLKLGIKPGDKIGLITSTNRTEWSILDLGISQIGAISVPVYPTISEEDYVYIFNNAEIKYCFVSDAELYKKIKIVKPEVSSLAGVFCFDDVDAAPNWKEILDLGEDDATQEEVNDLSKGIQEDDVVTLIYTSGTTGRPKGVMLTHKNIVSNVLGSDSRIPRDKSINYKDLRALSFLPICHIFERMVYYIFINNGISVYYAESIEKIGENVKEVKPHYMTVVPRLVEKVYDSIYNKGTAAGGLKSKIFLWSISIAEKYNLQAPKSFAHIIVDKLVFKKWREGLGGNLITLVSGSAALSSRLNRMFQAAGIPVLEGYGLTETSPVISVNSFEKMRLGSVGVPLENVTVKIAADGEIIVKGPSVFNGYYQDEEKTKEAFTEDGYFKTGDIGHIDDDGFLFITDRKKEMFKTSGGKFIAPQVIENHAKASKFIEQIMVVGEGEKMPTALIQPDFNFAQNWAKLKNITIGTTPEEIANSPELKARILQEMETLNKKLGKWEQIKKIELTPKVWSIDDGLLTPTLKLKRKAIKEAFNDLYERLYDRK, encoded by the coding sequence ATGTCTGTCAAAAGAACATTCGATTTTGCTCATAAGGCTCTAAATCAATATCCTAAAAATGATGCGTTGGTCACCAAAAAGAACGGAGAATGGAGAAAAACATCCACCTTAGAGTTTATTAACCAAGCAAACAAAATTTCGCGAGGACTACTAAAGCTAGGCATTAAGCCTGGTGACAAAATAGGATTGATAACTTCCACCAATCGTACAGAATGGAGCATCCTGGATTTGGGAATTTCCCAAATTGGCGCCATCAGCGTTCCTGTCTATCCAACAATTTCGGAGGAAGATTACGTTTATATTTTTAATAATGCAGAAATTAAATATTGTTTCGTTTCTGATGCTGAACTATATAAAAAAATAAAAATTGTGAAGCCAGAAGTCTCCTCATTGGCTGGCGTTTTTTGTTTTGACGATGTTGATGCCGCTCCCAATTGGAAAGAAATTCTGGATCTTGGTGAAGATGATGCCACACAAGAAGAAGTTAATGATTTGTCAAAAGGCATTCAGGAAGATGACGTGGTAACTTTGATCTATACTTCAGGAACCACAGGCCGACCAAAAGGTGTGATGCTGACCCATAAAAATATTGTTTCAAACGTATTAGGAAGCGATTCCAGAATTCCGCGGGATAAAAGTATTAATTACAAAGACCTTCGCGCACTGAGCTTCCTCCCAATCTGTCATATTTTCGAAAGAATGGTTTATTATATTTTCATTAATAATGGTATTTCTGTTTATTATGCGGAAAGCATCGAAAAAATTGGTGAAAATGTCAAAGAAGTAAAACCTCATTATATGACTGTAGTTCCGCGTTTGGTAGAAAAAGTTTATGACTCTATTTATAATAAAGGAACAGCTGCTGGAGGTTTAAAATCAAAAATATTCCTTTGGTCTATTTCCATTGCTGAAAAATACAACTTACAAGCGCCAAAATCTTTCGCACATATTATCGTGGATAAACTGGTTTTTAAAAAATGGAGAGAAGGTTTGGGCGGTAATTTAATAACATTAGTTTCGGGATCTGCCGCGCTTTCGTCCAGACTTAACAGAATGTTTCAAGCTGCAGGAATTCCAGTTTTGGAAGGTTATGGTTTAACAGAAACCTCGCCTGTAATTTCGGTAAATAGTTTCGAAAAAATGAGACTAGGCTCTGTGGGAGTTCCATTAGAAAACGTCACTGTCAAAATCGCTGCAGACGGCGAAATTATAGTAAAAGGACCTTCTGTCTTTAATGGTTATTATCAAGATGAGGAAAAAACCAAAGAAGCTTTTACCGAAGACGGCTATTTCAAAACTGGAGATATTGGACATATCGACGACGATGGATTCTTGTTTATTACCGATCGTAAAAAAGAAATGTTCAAAACTTCGGGAGGGAAATTTATCGCGCCTCAGGTCATTGAGAACCATGCAAAAGCTTCAAAGTTTATAGAACAAATTATGGTGGTCGGCGAAGGCGAAAAAATGCCAACAGCTTTGATACAGCCAGATTTCAATTTTGCGCAAAATTGGGCCAAACTTAAAAATATCACCATCGGCACAACACCAGAAGAAATTGCTAATAGTCCAGAATTAAAAGCTCGTATTTTGCAAGAAATGGAAACTTTAAATAAAAAACTGGGCAAATGGGAACAAATCAAAAAAATTGAATTGACACCAAAAGTTTGGAGTATTGATGATGGTCTATTGACGCCAACACTCAAATTAAAAAGAAAAGCGATAAAAGAAGCCTTCAACGATTTGTACGAAAGATTATACGACAGAAAATAA